From the genome of Solanum stenotomum isolate F172 chromosome 5, ASM1918654v1, whole genome shotgun sequence:
GTaggattataaaatttattaacagAAGTgtaaagaaagaaggaaaatggACAAAATTAAGCTTCTTTGGTCCATGTGTGGTTATTGAAGTTATCAACTTTAAGTATGTTCTCAATGTTTGTCTTAAAAGCAGCTTCTTTCAAGAGAGTGAGTTTTTTGATCCTTGTGTAAGCTTATAGAGTTTTTACTCCCTTCTCTTGTAGTCAGAGGTACCAATCATCGAGGACGAAGAAGACGATGATGACGACGATGACGATGAGAAAGATGATGATGACGCTGAAGGTAAGTGTACAACAATTATTGACAATTCTGAGTCCTGATTTGGTTTGTTATTATTTTGACAGTTCATATTAGAATGGTATCATTCAACTTATCAGTGTCAGCCACAGCCGAGACGCCCTTTAGAAAGGAATTTCATCTGATACCCTTTCACGAaagtttttcttatttatttgagaGCATTTTTCTGACAGGACTACAActtgaaaataatttgaagttaatatCAATATGAGACAGGAAGTAAAGACTTAAAACCAACATAATTTTAGACCCTAACCCGTGTGGAGTTATGATAATAGACCCACACCTCTTGATAAAATCCTGCATAAGTTACTTTAGTGCTGTTTCTTATAAGTATTTTAAGTATCCCCTCCTTGATTTTGTGAGACACACTCACAAAATCAAGCAGACTTCTAAATCTCTCTCTAGCTGGTCCAAAAACACCATTGCGGGGAACACTTTTGACATCAGAAAGTCTTTGGAAGGCAGTTTTTGAGTTGATCAAACTAATGTGTTGGGCAATTCTTAGAGCAACAGAGCCAATGCAGAAGTAGAGAAACTGAGCCTATGATTTGCTAAAGCTTGTTTTTGTTCTAATTGCTTGTAAATTAAGTTAGGTACATCTAGTTATCAAATTGAAATTATGTTaattattcatgattttttagTTTAACACTTCCTGGTTAATTCCCGTCAGGCGTTGATTTAGATTATGTCAGATGGACATGGCATCTGTCTGGGACAACAAATCCATTGAACCTTTCTGTTCCAATCAGCAGACATGAGATAATTTGTTTATCCCCTAAAAATAGATCATATTTGAGATACAACCTGATATTATTGCCTTCCAATTCAGTTGATAATCAAAATGTTTGTTTTACTGTGAATATCTTTCTGAGATATTGTGAACTTATCTGATAGCCTTCTAACCCCCCATATTTTGGATACAAGTGATTTAAAATTCATACATTTTCATACTGAAGTGTTATTTTTCCACAGATATAGTCATGCGACATGTCAAAAATACATACTTTGTACAAGTATCAATAAAATCTGTTTTAGGTGTTAATTGAAATACTCGTATGTTATTTACATATTTGATAATGCACAAGTTATAAATCTTATTGAATAAACACTGGTGTCGGATCATAAATTCTAATGTCAGAGGATTGAAATAACCAATCTAAAAGGGTGAATATGTATCAGAAGATTGGCTAGGGGTGCCTCACTATACCAAATGTCCTCCACAAAAATATGGTCAAGCTAAACCCATATAAAAGAGAATGTATCTTTAAACAGAAACTACATAAAGTCATCATGGTCGCCTGAAAGCATTCCTGTAGTTTATAAAAAGGATTATCAAGAACCAAGATTTAATCTTGTATGTTGCATTTGTCTATACATTGGAGTGCTGCATATTTATTTCTGTTCAGATGCAACAGAAAGGCCACGAGAGTTGCTTCTTCCCTGATTATTTTGGTAATACTTAAATGCTTATTGTTGTGGGCAGAACTTGGAGATGGTAGTGGCAGGTTGAAGCAGAGCAGGAGTGAGAAGAAGAGCCGAAAAGCTATGCTAAAGCTAGGAATGAAGCCAATCCCAGGTGTCAGCCGTGTAACTGTCAAGAAGAGCAAAAATGTAAGTTGACGTTATTATTTGCTCgcttccctttttcttttaaaatctatTTAAGTTGCTTAGGTCATAGTGAATAACTTTCTTCtgattcttttgtttttatttcattCAGATACTATTTGTCATCTCAAAACCAGATGTTTTCAAGAGCCCAAATTCAGACACATATGTCATATTTGGTGAAGCAAAGATTGAGGACTTGAGCTCACAATTGCAGTCTCAAGCTGCAGAGCAGTTCAAGGCTCCTAATCTAAGCAACGTTATATCAAAGCCAGAGCCATCGACTGTGGCTCAGGATGATGAGGACGTTGATGAGACTGGCGTAGAACCGAAGGATATAGAGCTGGTGATGACTCAAGCAGGAGTTTCCAGAGCCAAAGCTGTCAAGGCTCTCAAGGCTGCAGATGGCGATATAGTCTCTGCTATCATGGAGATTACAAACTAGAATGCTTTCCCAATCTTCTGAGCAGTGCTTTCTTTGAAAGTATTGATGTCTCAAGAGTTTTAAAGGTTTTGAGTTGCTGCTCCTTTTTATCTGTGTGTCCTGTTTATCGTACCGTCTTATCTGTCGTTGTATACCAGATTGGATTGTTATGTAAGAGAGAAAGTTTAAACTTATGATTGTCCCTTTCTGTCTTAACTAAATCTTGTCTTGGCTGAGGTCTGCTTAGCCTTTCTGTTTTTCGAAATAGTCCGGGCAGAGAGTGTTTATCGGACACCGCGtgggaaaatgaaaaagaagtgAACTTGTAAGACTCGAATGGGTCAAAATATGTTAAATCAACAAATCGATTAATTTCCAGTTATGTGCAAGTGTGCTAAGTTCATTTGGGCCAAGATTAGGTATATAACACTGTCCTTGACACaacttttcatctttctttctacAGAAGATTATAATTAGTATTCCCAACCAATTGTTCCTAATCAAGTATACATAATTTTTCCTCAATTAAACTTCACATTTAGTTGAAGCATTAGTCGAAAATTCACATGATTCTTTTTACGACTGTAAATAACTTATCTCATAATCAACTAGCAAACGTGATATTACTTGTATAAGAGTTAATATTGCATAACTTGCTTCCAAACCAACTACGAAGCGATCCTTTAGAAAAGAAATCCAATTTCACTTAGAAAATCTGATCTCTATCTTTCAACAATTAAACATGAAGTGGTTTAAGAATAAGGACTTTAGAATTGGATGCGCTCATTCAGTGAGAAAGGTGTTGAGTGGCAACTAGTTGCCCAACCTATCCACTTCTCAGAACACAATATGGTAAGTACCTATGATGGTGACCACATCTGCAGGCATGTGATGTTTGGACATAGAATAGAATTGAGTCCTTCTGAATGAGCAAAGTCATGTTTCAACGCCTTGTAACTAGTTGTCTTATCTATCCATCTTTCCAAAAACAATATCTTGAGTATCTATGATGGTGACTACATGTGCTGGCATGTGATGTTTGGACATAGGACCGAGTCATTGTAAAAGAGCAAAGTCATATATCAAGGCCTTGTACTGATTTGATTGAGATgctaaaatatttatcaaagtTACTTTAACTTAAGTCAACATTTTGCTAAATATCCAATATAACTCTTATCAACATCTAATACCCTTCCATCTTGATTTATACCCAAGCCCAACCAAGAAAATGGggaaatataaaagaaaagcaCAAGAAAAAAGTATCACTCCATTTTCATTTATGTGAATTTATtcgcaaaaaaaaaacttgggagtaggtgaaaaaatgaagaagagaatAATTACTAAGATAAAAGAATTGAACTCTTATGAATATGTCATAATATTTGAGTACGTATATAAAAAGATACCTAACAAAGTATAAAATAAGAATatctattattaaataattttctttagaaaacgctctctattaaaaaaaaatcattttcaaaacTTGGAACTCGAGATCAAGAATGAACGTATGATTTGTGGTTCATTTTCCTCTTCTAATCCATAAGAAGGAAGGACTATTTATAAAGAATTATCCACCACacaaatgatatttttttttaaaaaaacataaattatagcATCATGCTGTAATAAGCATGACATCATGCTTCAAATttgcaataaaataataatttaattttaataattagaTGGTGATTGAAATTGGCAAAAAGGACACGTCATTACTCTGCTAACAAACAACTCCAAAGTGGGCCTTAAAGTCTTTCAAGTCAACAAACAACCCAAATttatttctatctttctttCCCAATTATACCACCACGTAAAATCGCGATGCGATAAATATTTAGAttgtatttataataataatacattgttataatttcaaaaatattagaaCCATAGTTGTATGTTAAGTTTATTCTATGTAATTATTGTATAATATAGGTAAATCgattaagacaaataaataataaatttgacgtgttatttttatataaaaatatactcccttcgtccacaattgtttggcaggtatactaaaaatagttgtccaagattaattgtcaatttaaacaatcaagaaataattaatcacttttttccaattctgcccttaatgattgtgtagttcaattgaaaagttatgtggacttttggtattcttgatatagtaaggttatattaatcaaattacactttgtattaaattttccttgagggaTGTGCATGAGCTTATCttgacaaacaattgtggaaGAGGGAGTATAATTTAAAAAAGGATGAGTCAATTTTTCAAAGTATATAGGACAGTACTATCAAGTACAGCAACCTATATTTGACTTAgtgtttaattttattgaaaacatcaaataaattcAACATTTATGCATCAATCAAGTTGGACGTTAAATTTCTTTCAAATACCtatcaatttcaaataaaatgttgaTTGTTGGGATTAGTTGGGTGTTAAGATAGGTATTgtctaattaattttgtgtaacTACTTTTCATATAACTCATCACAATATaagtatataattaattctGATATAATTTCTTGAACGAATAATCGCTATAGTTTGAAGATGTCAATATTACTTCATGCCTATGTCACTTCCACATATATATAACAACTCCCTTTGTTACATTTTATGTGGTgcgtttttattttttggttcatctaaaaaagaataatattttattataatgagaaccaatttaactttaaaaatcaTCTTTTAACTTTAGTGAAATGAATCTCAATCACACGAAGATTCAATGATTGTTTCAgaccataagttttaaaagtctttttttcttGAACACCTTATCAAATCAAAAAGTGTCACATGAAACGAAACGAATTAAGATTTTTTTCCCCATAAAAGTCTTGTAGGTCATCTACATGACCAAGTCTAACAGTAAAGACAATATacttcaattttcaatctacaaatatttcataaacaattaattattctaGATAAAGAATATGCCAAAAAATATCATGAAACTGACACTAAGtcaatctttttttgttttcttattcaGTGTTTGATACTCATATTatgatttgattaaatttaCATCACACATTACAAGACTCATCGATCTCTAAACACaccaatttcaatattttttttttattttcataaatttaaactCGAAATTTCTAATTAACGATAAAATATCTCAATCATGTGTGTCACCCCAAGTCAACCTTGGTATGCAAGAAACCTAACATGTCAGAATATTATTCCTGTCTCTATGCAGTAACCTTTTGACTAGGGTAAGCATTTGCAGCTATAATTCTTATTCAAtaatctttatttaattttccaataacatatagtaataaaatatatagatacTTCCCAAATCaagaatactaaaataaaaaaattagttcaaCACTTTTGAAGTCTCAAACTATAGAATAAGGTAATTCTTATTTTATGTGACTAATTGGTTGTTAGCTCCATGACCAAGTCTAACAATAAAGACATTATATTCTTATTCCAATTGCAAATACTTAACGAAATTTTAAGGTTATGAATTCTGAATTCTATAAAACGTAacttaaaaatgaataatagttgaaattatatttttatatattaagtaaatttTAATGTAAATATGATTCTgactaaaattattgaattctatTAAGTTCGTAAGTAAGTTGACATGAAATCTCAAAGCTTCGAGCTTCGTAGtaagaattttttgaaattcgATTGGTGTAAAcat
Proteins encoded in this window:
- the LOC125865655 gene encoding nascent polypeptide-associated complex subunit alpha-like protein 1 encodes the protein MTAQSQEELLAAHLEQQKLESEVPIIEDEEDDDDDDDDEKDDDDAEELGDGSGRLKQSRSEKKSRKAMLKLGMKPIPGVSRVTVKKSKNILFVISKPDVFKSPNSDTYVIFGEAKIEDLSSQLQSQAAEQFKAPNLSNVISKPEPSTVAQDDEDVDETGVEPKDIELVMTQAGVSRAKAVKALKAADGDIVSAIMEITN